Proteins from a genomic interval of Cucumis melo cultivar AY chromosome 7, USDA_Cmelo_AY_1.0, whole genome shotgun sequence:
- the LOC103494893 gene encoding cellulose synthase-like protein D5 isoform X1, whose protein sequence is MSKDQAVEDNENMGKLQISNTIFTGGFNTVTRMHVIKLDANNGGGLCPGCEQSYTDVSDDEANDQALSLLSMVDDSETKDSVGFGSEVKNDFQHQPNFGEKTRRPLTRKFSVSPTILIPYRLLSIIRILLLGFYLTWRVRHPNHESMWLWRISNTCELWFALSWLLEQLPRLCLINRATDISALKDRFESPNLQNPKGRSDLPGIDVFVTTADPEKEPPLVTANTILSILAVDYPVEKLACYLSDDAGSLLTFEALADTANFARIWVPFCRKHGIEPRNPEAYFKQKHDFLNNEVRLDLAGDWRRVKREYDEFKVRINSLPETIKRRSGSYNAKEELKANMNPSEMGENSSDEIKISKATWMFDGSYWPGTWEVSGEDDHSRGDHVGIIQVMLPSSDAKPVYGSNTNGKHLIDTTDVDIRLPMLVYMSREKRPGYDNNKKAGAMNALLRTSAIMSNGPFILNLDCDHYINNSLALREGMCFMLDKGGDRVCYVQFPQRFDGIDPDDLYANLNTLFLDVNMRALDGLQGPYYIGTCCIFRRIALYAFSPARVTEHHGLFGTRKTKLLLRKVTVSKKEDDEMASQINQCALDCDDDDDDADTRSLLLPKRFGNSTSLAASIKVMEFQGRLLQELESKGNQGCPTDSLTATQEPLDVATVAKAITVISCDYEDNTEWGKRVGWMYGYLTEDVLTGYQMHNRGWRSVYCITKHHAFRGTAPINLTDRLHQVLVWATGSVELFFSRNNSLFATRRMKFLQKVDYFNTSVYPFSSFFILVDCFLPAVSLFSGQFMVQSFVTLLTFNLVDSITLYLHAILENKWSGITITNRWREKQSVVMWGTSSYPAAVLQGLVKLIAGVNISYTLTPKPATPKDGDDEFADLYVVKWSFLMIPPITIMLVNTIAIAVGIARALYNPYPEWSKLIGGVSYSFWVLCHFHPFAKGLMGRRSRALNLFYVWSGLLSIIVLLLSIYIKSSSETQNHMKFLFP, encoded by the exons ATGTCGAAAGACCAGGCGGTCGAAGACAATGAAAATATGGGAAAGCTGCAAATTTCTAATACTATTTTCACTGGAGGTTTCAACACGGTGACTCGTATGCACGTAATCAAATTGGATGCTAACAATGGTGGAGGTCTTTGTCCTGGCTGTGAACAGAGTTACACAGATGTTAGTGATGATGAAGCAAATGACCAAGCTTTGTCATTACTTTCAATGGTGGATGATTCTGAGACCAAGGACAGTGTTGGGTTTGGCTCAGAG GTGAAGAATGATTTTCAGCACCAGCCTAACTTTGGGGAGAAAACCCGGCGACCTTTAACCCGGAAATTCTCTGTTTCTCCTACCATTCTAATCCCATACAg ATTGCTTTCAATAATTCGTATACTGCTACTTGGTTTCTATCTAACATGGAGAGTTAGACATCCAAATCATGAATCAATGTGGCTGTGGAGAATTTCTAATACGTGTGAGCTCTGGTTTGCATTGTCATGGCTATTAGAACAACTTCCAAGGCTCTGCTTAATAAACAGAGCCACTGACATATCTGCTCTCAAGGACCGATTCGAGTCCCCAAATCTTCAAAACCCCAAAGGTCGATCCGATCTCCCAGGAATCGATGTGTTTGTGACGACGGCGGATCCTGAAAAAGAACCTCCACTTGTGACAGCCAACACCATTCTCTCAATCCTTGCTGTGGATTACCCGGTTGAAAAACTGGCTTGTTACTTATCAGATGATGCCGGTTCTCTCCTGACATTTGAAGCACTTGCTGACACAGCCAACTTTGCAAGAATATGGGTTCCATTCTGTCGAAAGCACGGAATCGAGCCAAGGAATCCTGAGGCCTATTTCAAACAAAAGCATGATTTTCTTAACAATGAAGTGAGGCTTGACTTGGCTGGAGATTGGAGAAGGGTGAAGAGGGAGTATGATGAATTTAAGGTAAGGATTAATTCATTGCCAGAGACTATAAAGAGAAGATCAGGTTCTTACAACGCCAAGGAAGAACTCAAAGCCAATATGAATCCATCGGAAATGGGGGAAAATTCTTCCGACGAAATAAAGATCTCAAAGGCAACTTGGATGTTTGATGGCTCCTATTGGCCAGGAACGTGGGAAGTTTCAGGTGAAGATGACCACTCTAGAGGGGACCATGTTGGTATAATTCAG GTTATGCTACCCTCTTCTGATGCAAAACCAGTTTATGGTTCAAACACAAATGGGAAGCACTTGATTGACACAACAGACGTGGATATTAGATTGCCAATGCTTGTTTACATGTCTCGTGAGAAGCGACCAGGGTACGATAACAACAAGAAAGCTGGAGCGATGAATGCTCTTCTTCGAACCAGTGCAATCATGTCAAATGGACCCTTCATTCTCAATCTTGATTGTGACCACTACATAAATAATTCCTTGGCTCTAAGAGAGGGGATGTGTTTTATGCTTGACAAGGGCGGCGATCGAGTTTGTTATGTCCAATTTCCGCAAAGGTTCGATGGAATCGATCCGGACGATCTGTATGCAAATCTTAATACTCTATTTCTTGATGTAAACATGAGGGCTCTTGATGGGTTACAAGGCCCTTATTACATAGGGACTTGTTGCATTTTTAGGAGGATAGCTCTCTATGCATTTAGTCCTGCAAGAGTAACAGAGCACCATGGTCTATTTGGTACTCGAAAAACTAAGCTGTTACTAAGAAAGGTGACGGTATCAAAGAAGGAAGACGATGAGATGGCGAGTCAAATCAATCAATGTGCTTTAGAttgtgatgatgatgatgatgatgcaGACACTCGCTCCTTGCTTCTGCCAAAGAGATTTGGAAACTCTACTTCTCTGGCTGCATCAATTAAAGTTATGGAGTTTCAAGGAAGATTGCTTCAAGAACTCGAAAGTAAGGGCAATCAAGGTTGCCCGACTGATTCTCTTACTGCGACTCAGGAACCTTTAGACGTTGCCACCGTTGCTAAGGCCATTACTGTTATTTCCTGCGACTATGAGGACAATACAGAGTGGGGTAAAAGAGTAGGATGGATGTACGGCTATTTGACAGAAGATGTGCTAACCGGCTACCAAATGCACAACAGAGGTTGGAGATCAGTGTATTGTATTACCAAGCACCACGCTTTTCGAGGCACGGCGCCAATCAACCTAACTGATAGGCTTCATCAAGTGCTCGTATGGGCAACAGGGTCTGTTGAGTTGTTTTTCTCGAGGAACAACTCCTTGTTCGCAACGCGTAGAATGAAGTTCTTGCAGAAAGTAGACTACTTTAACACTTCAGTATATCCATTCTCATCCTTCTTCATTCTTGTCGACTGCTTCTTGCCTGCCGTTTCTCTGTTTTCAGGACAGTTCATGGTCCAGTCATTTGTAACATTATTAACCTTCAATCTTGTTGATTCCATTACATTATACTTACATGCCATTCTAGAGAACAAGTGGTCAGGCATTACGATCACCAACAGGTGGCGAGAGAAGCAAAGCGTTGTAATGTGGGGGACAAGCTCCTATCCGGCTGCTGTGCTGCAAGGCTTGGTGAAGCTCATAGCAGGAGTAAACATCTCATACACATTGACACCCAAACCAGCCACACCAAAGGATGGAGATGACGAATTTGCCGACTTATACGTGGTGAAGTGGAGCTTCCTGATGATTCCCCCCATCACAATCATGTTGGTGAACACAATTGCGATTGCAGTGGGAATTGCAAGAGCATTGTATAATCCATATCCAGAATGGAGCAAGCTTATAGGGGGAGTGTCCTACAGCTTCTGGGTTCTATGCCATTTCCACCCTTTCGCCAAAGGGCTGATGGGACGTCGCAGCCGAGCGTTGAATTTATTCTATGTTTGGTCCGGACTTCTGTCGATCATAGTCTTGTTGTTGTCGATCTACATTAAATCTTCTTCTGAGACACAAAATCATATGAAGTTTCTATTCCCTTAA
- the LOC103494893 gene encoding cellulose synthase-like protein D5 isoform X3, with the protein MSKDRAVEDNANMGKLQISNTIFTGGFNTVTRMHVIKLDIEQSYTDVSDDEAKDQGLSLLSVADDSETKDSAGFGSEVKNDFQHQPNFGEKTRRPLTRKFSVSPTILIPYRLLSIIRILLLGFYLTWRVRHPNHESMWLWRISNTCELWFALSWLLEQLPRLCLINRATDISALKDRFESPNLQNPKGRSDLPGIDVFVTTADPEKEPPLVTANTILSILAVDYPVEKLACYLSDDAGSLLTFEALADTANFARIWVPFCRKHGIEPRNPEAYFKQKHDFLNNEVRLDLAGDWRRVKREYDEFKVRINSLPETIKRRSGSYNAKEELKANMNPSEMGENSSDEIKISKATWMFDGSYWPGTWEVSGEDDHSRGDHVGIIQVMLPSSDAKPVYGSNTNGKHLIDTTDVDIRLPMLVYMSREKRPGYDNNKKAGAMNALLRTSAIMSNGPFILNLDCDHYINNSLALREGMCFMLDKGGDRVCYVQFPQRFDGIDPDDLYANLNTLFLDVNMRALDGLQGPYYIGTCCIFRRIALYAFSPARVTEHHGLFGTRKTKLLLRKVTVSKKEDDEMASQINQCALDCDDDDDDADTRSLLLPKRFGNSTSLAASIKVMEFQGRLLQELESKGNQGCPTDSLTATQEPLDVATVAKAITVISCDYEDNTEWGKRVGWMYGYLTEDVLTGYQMHNRGWRSVYCITKHHAFRGTAPINLTDRLHQVLVWATGSVELFFSRNNSLFATRRMKFLQKVDYFNTSVYPFSSFFILVDCFLPAVSLFSGQFMVQSFVTLLTFNLVDSITLYLHAILENKWSGITITNRWREKQSVVMWGTSSYPAAVLQGLVKLIAGVNISYTLTPKPATPKDGDDEFADLYVVKWSFLMIPPITIMLVNTIAIAVGIARALYNPYPEWSKLIGGVSYSFWVLCHFHPFAKGLMGRRSRALNLFYVWSGLLSIIVLLLSIYIKSSSETQNHMKFLFP; encoded by the exons ATGTCGAAAGACCGGGCCGTTGAAGACAATGCAAATATGGGAAAGCTGCAGATTTCTAATACTATTTTCACTGGAGGTTTCAATACGGTGACTCGAATGCACGTAATCAAATTGGATATTGAACAGAGTTACACAGATGTTAGTGATGATGAAGCGAAGGACCAAGGTTTGTCACTGCTTTCAGTGGCTGATGATTCGGAGACCAAGGACAGTGCTGGGTTTGGCTCAGAGGTGAAGAATGATTTTCAGCACCAGCCTAACTTTGGGGAGAAAACCCGGCGACCTTTAACCCGGAAATTCTCTGTTTCTCCTACCATTCTAATCCCATACAg ATTGCTTTCAATAATTCGTATACTGCTACTTGGTTTCTATCTAACATGGAGAGTTAGACATCCAAATCATGAATCAATGTGGCTGTGGAGAATTTCTAATACGTGTGAGCTCTGGTTTGCATTGTCATGGCTATTAGAACAACTTCCAAGGCTCTGCTTAATAAACAGAGCCACTGACATATCTGCTCTCAAGGACCGATTCGAGTCCCCAAATCTTCAAAACCCCAAAGGTCGATCCGATCTCCCAGGAATCGATGTGTTTGTGACGACGGCGGATCCTGAAAAAGAACCTCCACTTGTGACAGCCAACACCATTCTCTCAATCCTTGCTGTGGATTACCCGGTTGAAAAACTGGCTTGTTACTTATCAGATGATGCCGGTTCTCTCCTGACATTTGAAGCACTTGCTGACACAGCCAACTTTGCAAGAATATGGGTTCCATTCTGTCGAAAGCACGGAATCGAGCCAAGGAATCCTGAGGCCTATTTCAAACAAAAGCATGATTTTCTTAACAATGAAGTGAGGCTTGACTTGGCTGGAGATTGGAGAAGGGTGAAGAGGGAGTATGATGAATTTAAGGTAAGGATTAATTCATTGCCAGAGACTATAAAGAGAAGATCAGGTTCTTACAACGCCAAGGAAGAACTCAAAGCCAATATGAATCCATCGGAAATGGGGGAAAATTCTTCCGACGAAATAAAGATCTCAAAGGCAACTTGGATGTTTGATGGCTCCTATTGGCCAGGAACGTGGGAAGTTTCAGGTGAAGATGACCACTCTAGAGGGGACCATGTTGGTATAATTCAG GTTATGCTACCCTCTTCTGATGCAAAACCAGTTTATGGTTCAAACACAAATGGGAAGCACTTGATTGACACAACAGACGTGGATATTAGATTGCCAATGCTTGTTTACATGTCTCGTGAGAAGCGACCAGGGTACGATAACAACAAGAAAGCTGGAGCGATGAATGCTCTTCTTCGAACCAGTGCAATCATGTCAAATGGACCCTTCATTCTCAATCTTGATTGTGACCACTACATAAATAATTCCTTGGCTCTAAGAGAGGGGATGTGTTTTATGCTTGACAAGGGCGGCGATCGAGTTTGTTATGTCCAATTTCCGCAAAGGTTCGATGGAATCGATCCGGACGATCTGTATGCAAATCTTAATACTCTATTTCTTGATGTAAACATGAGGGCTCTTGATGGGTTACAAGGCCCTTATTACATAGGGACTTGTTGCATTTTTAGGAGGATAGCTCTCTATGCATTTAGTCCTGCAAGAGTAACAGAGCACCATGGTCTATTTGGTACTCGAAAAACTAAGCTGTTACTAAGAAAGGTGACGGTATCAAAGAAGGAAGACGATGAGATGGCGAGTCAAATCAATCAATGTGCTTTAGAttgtgatgatgatgatgatgatgcaGACACTCGCTCCTTGCTTCTGCCAAAGAGATTTGGAAACTCTACTTCTCTGGCTGCATCAATTAAAGTTATGGAGTTTCAAGGAAGATTGCTTCAAGAACTCGAAAGTAAGGGCAATCAAGGTTGCCCGACTGATTCTCTTACTGCGACTCAGGAACCTTTAGACGTTGCCACCGTTGCTAAGGCCATTACTGTTATTTCCTGCGACTATGAGGACAATACAGAGTGGGGTAAAAGAGTAGGATGGATGTACGGCTATTTGACAGAAGATGTGCTAACCGGCTACCAAATGCACAACAGAGGTTGGAGATCAGTGTATTGTATTACCAAGCACCACGCTTTTCGAGGCACGGCGCCAATCAACCTAACTGATAGGCTTCATCAAGTGCTCGTATGGGCAACAGGGTCTGTTGAGTTGTTTTTCTCGAGGAACAACTCCTTGTTCGCAACGCGTAGAATGAAGTTCTTGCAGAAAGTAGACTACTTTAACACTTCAGTATATCCATTCTCATCCTTCTTCATTCTTGTCGACTGCTTCTTGCCTGCCGTTTCTCTGTTTTCAGGACAGTTCATGGTCCAGTCATTTGTAACATTATTAACCTTCAATCTTGTTGATTCCATTACATTATACTTACATGCCATTCTAGAGAACAAGTGGTCAGGCATTACGATCACCAACAGGTGGCGAGAGAAGCAAAGCGTTGTAATGTGGGGGACAAGCTCCTATCCGGCTGCTGTGCTGCAAGGCTTGGTGAAGCTCATAGCAGGAGTAAACATCTCATACACATTGACACCCAAACCAGCCACACCAAAGGATGGAGATGACGAATTTGCCGACTTATACGTGGTGAAGTGGAGCTTCCTGATGATTCCCCCCATCACAATCATGTTGGTGAACACAATTGCGATTGCAGTGGGAATTGCAAGAGCATTGTATAATCCATATCCAGAATGGAGCAAGCTTATAGGGGGAGTGTCCTACAGCTTCTGGGTTCTATGCCATTTCCACCCTTTCGCCAAAGGGCTGATGGGACGTCGCAGCCGAGCGTTGAATTTATTCTATGTTTGGTCCGGACTTCTGTCGATCATAGTCTTGTTGTTGTCGATCTACATTAAATCTTCTTCTGAGACACAAAATCATATGAAGTTTCTATTCCCTTAA
- the LOC103494747 gene encoding probable galacturonosyltransferase-like 7, protein MIWLMKLSGLFSAAMVMIVLAPALQSFPPAEAIRSSHLDFYLRLPVDTASSRSLNRFSFRKASTFRNAGQCGGGDSRLSGKFGVCDPNLVHVAITLDVEYLRGSVAAVNSILRNSLCPESVFFHFLVSDTSLEDFVRSTFPQLNFKVYYFDPETVRNLISTSVRQALEQPLNYARNYLAGLLESCVKKVIYLDSDLILVDDIRKLWTTNLGEWTIGAPEYCHANFSKYFTARFWSDERFFGTFAGRKPCYFNTGVMVIDLVKWRNGGYTEKIEWWMKLQKSNRIYELGSLPPFLLVFAGNVATIEHRWNQHGLGGDNVRGSCRDLHPGPTSLLHWSGSGKPWLRLDSKQPCPLDALWSPYDLYGNSG, encoded by the coding sequence ATGATTTGGTTGATGAAATTATCGGGGCTTTTTTCCGCCGCAATGGTGATGATTGTGCTTGCTCCGGCTTTACAATCATTTCCTCCCGCCGAAGCTATTCGGTCCTCTCATCTTGATTTTTACCTTCGTTTGCCTGTTGATACTGCCTCTTCAAGATCGTTGAATAGATTCTCTTTCCGAAAGGCATCTACATTTCGCAATGCTGGTCAATGTGGAGGTGGTGACTCGAGACTTTCTGGGAAGTTTGGTGTGTGTGATCCGAATTTGGTACATGTTGCTATTACACTTGATGTGGAGTACCTTCGTGGGTCAGTTGCGGCTGTCAATTCGATTCTTCGAAACTCGCTATGTCCAGAGAGtgttttctttcatttccttGTTTCGGATACCAGTCTCGAGGACTTCGTTCGATCTACCTTCCCTCAGTTGAATTTCAAAGTGTACTACTTTGATCCGGAGACTGTTAGGAATCTGATCTCTACTTCGGTGAGGCAAGCACTGGAGCAGCCGCTTAATTATGCTAGAAATTACTTGGCTGGGTTGCTCGAGTCTTGTGTGAAGAAGGTAATTTACCTGGATTCTGATCTTATTCTGGTGGATGATATCCGAAAGCTATGGACGACGAATTTGGGTGAGTGGACAATCGGGGCTCCTGAGTACTGCCATGCCAATTTCAGCAAGTATTTCACAGCACGTTTCTGGTCTGATGAGAGATTTTTCGGCACATTTGCTGGAAGAAAGCCCTGTTACTTCAACACCGGCGTTATGGTCATAGACTTGGTTAAATGGAGGAATGGTGGGTATACGGAGAAGATTGAATGGTGGATGAAGCTTCAGAAGAGTAATCGCATCTATGAACTTGGGTCACTTCCCCCGTTCTTATTGGTTTTCGCCGGTAACGTGGCGACCATCGAGCACCGGTGGAACCAGCATGGTTTAGGAGGTGATAACGTCAGAGGCAGTTGTCGTGACCTCCACCCGGGTCCGACTAGCCTCTTGCACTGGTCCGGCAGTGGGAAGCCATGGTTGAGGTTGGACTCCAAACAACCATGTCCACTGGACGCTCTATGGTCACCATACGACTTGTACGGAAACTCCGGCTGA
- the LOC103494742 gene encoding uncharacterized protein LOC103494742 has protein sequence MDEDGASEKWYQGLRGYWKRNNYEKLNGSSRRRRRLAQVELGSTRNTRRRFWRIKISPKFRFLRKIPSPKKLLLRLRDAYVNMMLGFANSRVFTTSYGGGAAVCDGIPGFGQRPAKEYDEKMILEIYKSIVAKQREMTHRPAVAGSVPATAQFR, from the coding sequence atggaTGAAGACGGAGCTTCAGAAAAATGGTACCAAGGCCTAAGAGGCTACTGGAAAAGAAATAACTACGAGAAGCTTAATGGGTCGTCGCGACGCCGGAGGAGGTTGGCCCAGGTCGAGCTCGGTTCGACCCGGAACACCCGCCGGCGCTTCTGGCGGATCAAGATCTCACCCAAGTTCCGATTTTTACGAAAAATTCCGTCGCCGAAGAAACTACTTCTCCGCCTCCGTGACGCCTATGTCAATATGATGCTCGGATTTGCCAATTCCCGAGTTTTCACCACCAGCTACGGCGGAGGCGCTGCCGTGTGCGATGGCATTCCCGGTTTCGGACAACGGCCGGCGAAGGAATACGACGAGAAGATGATTCTCGAGATCTATAAATCTATTGTGGCGAAGCAGCGGGAGATGACCCACCGCCCTGCCGTGGCCGGATCGGTGCCGGCAACCGCTCAATTTAGGTGA
- the LOC103494893 gene encoding cellulose synthase-like protein D5 isoform X2 codes for MSKDQAVEDNENMGKLQISNTIFTGGFNTVTRMHVIKLDANNGGGLCPGCEQSYTDVSDDEANDQALSLLSMVDDSETKDSVGFGSEVKNDFQHQPKFGEKTQRPLTRKFSVSPTILIPYRLLSIIRILLLGFYLTWRVRHPNHESMWLWRISNTCELWFALSWLLEQLPRLCLINRATDISALKDRFESPNLQNPKGRSDLPGIDVFVTTADPEKEPPLVTANTILSILAVDYPVEKLACYLSDDAGSLLTFEALADTANFARIWVPFCRKHGIEPRNPEAYFKQKHDFLNNEVRLDLAGDWRRVKREYDEFKVRINSLPETIKRRSGSYNAKEELKANMNPSEMGENSSDEIKISKATWMFDGSYWPGTWEVSGEDDHSRGDHVGIIQVMLPSSDAKPVYGSNTNGKHLIDTTDVDIRLPMLVYMSREKRPGYDNNKKAGAMNALLRTSAIMSNGPFILNLDCDHYINNSLALREGMCFMLDKGGDRVCYVQFPQRFDGIDPDDLYANLNTLFLDVNMRALDGLQGPYYIGTCCIFRRIALYAFSPARVTEHHGLFGTRKTKLLLRKVTVSKKEDDEMASQINQCALDCDDDDDDADTRSLLLPKRFGNSTSLAASIKVMEFQGRLLQELESKGNQGCPTDSLTATQEPLDVATVAKAITVISCDYEDNTEWGKRVGWMYGYLTEDVLTGYQMHNRGWRSVYCITKHHAFRGTAPINLTDRLHQVLVWATGSVELFFSRNNSLFATRRMKFLQKVDYFNTSVYPFSSFFILVDCFLPAVSLFSGQFMVQSFVTLLTFNLVDSITLYLHAILENKWSGITITNRWREKQSVVMWGTSSYPAAVLQGLVKLIAGVNISYTLTPKPATPKDGDDEFADLYVVKWSFLMIPPITIMLVNTIAIAVGIARALYNPYPEWSKLIGGVSYSFWVLCHFHPFAKGLMGRRSRALNLFYVWSGLLSIIVLLLSIYIKSSSETQNHMKFLFP; via the exons ATGTCGAAAGACCAGGCGGTCGAAGACAATGAAAATATGGGAAAGCTGCAAATTTCTAATACTATTTTCACTGGAGGTTTCAACACGGTGACTCGTATGCACGTAATCAAATTGGATGCTAACAATGGTGGAGGTCTTTGTCCTGGCTGTGAACAGAGTTACACAGATGTTAGTGATGATGAAGCAAATGACCAAGCTTTGTCATTACTTTCAATGGTGGATGATTCTGAGACCAAGGACAGTGTTGGGTTTGGCTCAGAGGTGAAGAATGATTTTCAGCACCAGCCTAAGTTTGGGGAGAAAACTCAACGACCTTTAACCCGGAAATTCTCTGTTTCTCCTACCATTCTAATCCCATACAg ATTGCTTTCAATAATTCGTATACTGCTACTTGGTTTCTATCTAACATGGAGAGTTAGACATCCAAATCATGAATCAATGTGGCTGTGGAGAATTTCTAATACGTGTGAGCTCTGGTTTGCATTGTCATGGCTATTAGAACAACTTCCAAGGCTCTGCTTAATAAACAGAGCCACTGACATATCTGCTCTCAAGGACCGATTCGAGTCCCCAAATCTTCAAAACCCCAAAGGTCGATCCGATCTCCCAGGAATCGATGTGTTTGTGACGACGGCGGATCCTGAAAAAGAACCTCCACTTGTGACAGCCAACACCATTCTCTCAATCCTTGCTGTGGATTACCCGGTTGAAAAACTGGCTTGTTACTTATCAGATGATGCCGGTTCTCTCCTGACATTTGAAGCACTTGCTGACACAGCCAACTTTGCAAGAATATGGGTTCCATTCTGTCGAAAGCACGGAATCGAGCCAAGGAATCCTGAGGCCTATTTCAAACAAAAGCATGATTTTCTTAACAATGAAGTGAGGCTTGACTTGGCTGGAGATTGGAGAAGGGTGAAGAGGGAGTATGATGAATTTAAGGTAAGGATTAATTCATTGCCAGAGACTATAAAGAGAAGATCAGGTTCTTACAACGCCAAGGAAGAACTCAAAGCCAATATGAATCCATCGGAAATGGGGGAAAATTCTTCCGACGAAATAAAGATCTCAAAGGCAACTTGGATGTTTGATGGCTCCTATTGGCCAGGAACGTGGGAAGTTTCAGGTGAAGATGACCACTCTAGAGGGGACCATGTTGGTATAATTCAG GTTATGCTACCCTCTTCTGATGCAAAACCAGTTTATGGTTCAAACACAAATGGGAAGCACTTGATTGACACAACAGACGTGGATATTAGATTGCCAATGCTTGTTTACATGTCTCGTGAGAAGCGACCAGGGTACGATAACAACAAGAAAGCTGGAGCGATGAATGCTCTTCTTCGAACCAGTGCAATCATGTCAAATGGACCCTTCATTCTCAATCTTGATTGTGACCACTACATAAATAATTCCTTGGCTCTAAGAGAGGGGATGTGTTTTATGCTTGACAAGGGCGGCGATCGAGTTTGTTATGTCCAATTTCCGCAAAGGTTCGATGGAATCGATCCGGACGATCTGTATGCAAATCTTAATACTCTATTTCTTGATGTAAACATGAGGGCTCTTGATGGGTTACAAGGCCCTTATTACATAGGGACTTGTTGCATTTTTAGGAGGATAGCTCTCTATGCATTTAGTCCTGCAAGAGTAACAGAGCACCATGGTCTATTTGGTACTCGAAAAACTAAGCTGTTACTAAGAAAGGTGACGGTATCAAAGAAGGAAGACGATGAGATGGCGAGTCAAATCAATCAATGTGCTTTAGAttgtgatgatgatgatgatgatgcaGACACTCGCTCCTTGCTTCTGCCAAAGAGATTTGGAAACTCTACTTCTCTGGCTGCATCAATTAAAGTTATGGAGTTTCAAGGAAGATTGCTTCAAGAACTCGAAAGTAAGGGCAATCAAGGTTGCCCGACTGATTCTCTTACTGCGACTCAGGAACCTTTAGACGTTGCCACCGTTGCTAAGGCCATTACTGTTATTTCCTGCGACTATGAGGACAATACAGAGTGGGGTAAAAGAGTAGGATGGATGTACGGCTATTTGACAGAAGATGTGCTAACCGGCTACCAAATGCACAACAGAGGTTGGAGATCAGTGTATTGTATTACCAAGCACCACGCTTTTCGAGGCACGGCGCCAATCAACCTAACTGATAGGCTTCATCAAGTGCTCGTATGGGCAACAGGGTCTGTTGAGTTGTTTTTCTCGAGGAACAACTCCTTGTTCGCAACGCGTAGAATGAAGTTCTTGCAGAAAGTAGACTACTTTAACACTTCAGTATATCCATTCTCATCCTTCTTCATTCTTGTCGACTGCTTCTTGCCTGCCGTTTCTCTGTTTTCAGGACAGTTCATGGTCCAGTCATTTGTAACATTATTAACCTTCAATCTTGTTGATTCCATTACATTATACTTACATGCCATTCTAGAGAACAAGTGGTCAGGCATTACGATCACCAACAGGTGGCGAGAGAAGCAAAGCGTTGTAATGTGGGGGACAAGCTCCTATCCGGCTGCTGTGCTGCAAGGCTTGGTGAAGCTCATAGCAGGAGTAAACATCTCATACACATTGACACCCAAACCAGCCACACCAAAGGATGGAGATGACGAATTTGCCGACTTATACGTGGTGAAGTGGAGCTTCCTGATGATTCCCCCCATCACAATCATGTTGGTGAACACAATTGCGATTGCAGTGGGAATTGCAAGAGCATTGTATAATCCATATCCAGAATGGAGCAAGCTTATAGGGGGAGTGTCCTACAGCTTCTGGGTTCTATGCCATTTCCACCCTTTCGCCAAAGGGCTGATGGGACGTCGCAGCCGAGCGTTGAATTTATTCTATGTTTGGTCCGGACTTCTGTCGATCATAGTCTTGTTGTTGTCGATCTACATTAAATCTTCTTCTGAGACACAAAATCATATGAAGTTTCTATTCCCTTAA